CGTGAAGGTGCAAAAAGCAGCAGATGGCCAGTGCCGGAAGATAAAGAGCGCAGGCGGGTGAGGATTATCTGGGCGCCGCATCACAGTCTTGATACCCGGTGGTTCCGCTTTGGCATGTTTCATCTTATGTATAAGGAAATGCTGGAATGGGCGCAAACTGCGCCGGATATGGATATTGTCTTGCATGCCCATCCGGCTTTGTTTTCTGTATTGACTGCTGAAGGCGGTTTTATAACACAGGCAGAGCTGGCGGCATTTCTGGCAGAATGGGATGCGTTGCCCAATACCGGGCGCATTGCCGCCGGCAATTATGCCGGTGTCATGCATGCTTCTGATTATCTGGTTTCAGATGGTATCAGCTTTTTGATGGAATACCAGTTTTTCAACAAGCCGGTTATTTTTCTTGAGCGGCCTGATCATATTGCCTTCAGCGAAAGCGGTGAGAAAATCATTGAAGGTGTGCACCGTGTGCCGGGCCTTGAAGCTGCCAAGGCGCTGATTGCCCGCTTTGAGGCCGGGGAGGCTGACCCGTTGGCGCAAAAACAGAAAGACAATGTTGCCTGGCTGAATGCGCAAGGTGATGCGGTGGAAAATATTATCACCGCTATCCGTGAAGGAATTGCGGCTGAACAGGCCTGATTTTACAAAATCAGACCTGTTCTTTCTTTTTTGCTGATTTGGGTGTTTTTATGGCGGATGGCGCTGCCTCCTGCGGGACAGTCTCCAGTGTCAGTTTTGATTTTTCGCCCTTTTTGCTGTTTGCGTCCACACGCACCAGTCCGCCTTTTTGCAATCTGCCAAACAGGATTTCTTCAGCCAGTGGTTTTTTGATGTGTTCCTGTATCACCCGGGCAAGCGGACGCGCGCCCATCTGTTCATCATAACCTTTATCCGCCAGCCATTTTATGGCTTTTTCCGTCAGTTCAAAAGTAATGTTGCGCTCGGAAAGCTGGGCTTCCAGCTGCCAGATGAATTTCTGCACAACCTGATGAATAACCGGTGCGGGCAGGGATGAAAACGGAATAATCGCATCAAGTCGGTTGCGAAATTCCGGTGAGAACAGCCGGTTGATGGCTTCCACATCATCACCATCCCGCCGGGTGCTGCCAAAACCGATCGCCGGTTTGGCCAGATCCGCTGCGCCGGCATTGGTGGTCATGATCAGAATGATATTGCGGAAGTCTATCTGCTTGCCGTTATGGTCGGTCAGTTTGCCACTGTCCATAATCTGCAGCAACAGATTAAACAGGTCAGGGTGTGCCTTTTCAATCTCGTCAAGCAAAAGCACAGCATGCGGTGTCTGGTCAACGGCATCGCTCAGCAAACCGCCCTGATCAAAACCGACATAGCCGGGCGGTGCGCCAATCAGACGGGCAAGGCTGTGTTTTTCCATATATTCCGACATATCAAAGCGCAGCAGCTTGATGCCAAGAGCATTGGCCAGTTGTTTGGCAATTTCAGTTTTTCCGACGCCGGTCGGGCCGGAAAACAGATAATTGCCCACCGGTTTATCCGGTTCCCGCAGGCCCGCGCGCGACAGTTTTATGGCGGCGGTCAGGGCTTCAATCGCCTTGTCCTGCCCGTAAACCGTCTGGCGCAGTTCTTTTTCCAGATTGGCGAGGGTGTGTTTGTCATCGCGCGAAACTGTCTTGGGCGGGATACGGGCAATGGCAGCGACGGTAGTTTCAATCTCTTTCAGGCCAATGGTTTTTTTGCGCTTTTTTTCCGGCAGCAGCATTTGCGCTGCACCCGTTTCATCAATAATATCAATGGCTTTATCAGGAAGCTTGCGGTCGGTAATATAGCGGGCGGCAAGTTCCACGGAAGCTTTCATCGCTTCATCCGTATACTTGATATGATGGAAGTTTTCAAAATAGGGTTTCAGCCCCTGCATAATGGTGATGGCATCGGTGATTGTCGGCTCATTGATATCAATCTTCTGGAAGCGGCGCACAAGGGCACGGTCTTTTTCAAACACCTGCCGGTATTCCTGATAGGTGGTGGAGCCGATACAGCGGATTGCGCCGGAAGCAAGAGCGGGTTTAAGCAGGTTGGCGGCGTCCATGGCGTTGCCGGCGGTTGAACCGGCGCCGATAATGGTATGAATTTCATCAATAAACAGGATTGCTTCCGGTTGGGCTTCCAGTTCGTGCAGAATATTTTTCAGCCGGTCTTCAAAATCACCGCGATAGCGTGTGCCCGCTACCAGCACGCCGATGTCAAGCGCATAGACAACGGCGTTTTGCAGCACTTCCGGCACTTTGCCGTCAACAATATGTTTGGCCAGCCCTTCGGCAATGGCGGTTTTGCCCACGCCCGGCTCACCGACATAAAGCGGGTTGTTTTTAGCGCGCCGGCATAAAATCTGTATGGTGCGGTCAAGTTCATGTTCACGCCCGATCAGTGGATCTATGCGGCCCTGCGCGGCTTTGTCATTCAAATTGATACAATAGGCGGCAAGAGCGCTTTTTTTGTTTATACTCCCTGTTTCATTGTCTGCGCCGTCTGTATCATAAAAGAATACCCCGTCCTGCGTGTCCGCCCCGGAGCCTTTGGTAATATTGTGAGCGATATAGTTGATAGCGTCATAGCGGGTCATTTGCTGCTGTTGCAGAAAATAAACCGCGTGGCTTTCCCGTTCGGCAAAAATGG
This is a stretch of genomic DNA from Candidatus Tokpelaia hoelldoblerii. It encodes these proteins:
- the clpA gene encoding ATP-dependent Clp protease ATP-binding subunit ClpA (bhsal07240), with protein sequence MSSFTPGLEAALQQALLFANEHHHEYATLEHLLLALIDEEDANALLRACNVDLELLAGQLRDYIRSELDRQVMHSEEIPQPTHAFQRALQRAIIHAQSAGRNEVTGANVLVAIFAERESHAVYFLQQQQMTRYDAINYIAHNITKGSGADTQDGVFFYDTDGADNETGSINKKSALAAYCINLNDKAAQGRIDPLIGREHELDRTIQILCRRAKNNPLYVGEPGVGKTAIAEGLAKHIVDGKVPEVLQNAVVYALDIGVLVAGTRYRGDFEDRLKNILHELEAQPEAILFIDEIHTIIGAGSTAGNAMDAANLLKPALASGAIRCIGSTTYQEYRQVFEKDRALVRRFQKIDINEPTITDAITIMQGLKPYFENFHHIKYTDEAMKASVELAARYITDRKLPDKAIDIIDETGAAQMLLPEKKRKKTIGLKEIETTVAAIARIPPKTVSRDDKHTLANLEKELRQTVYGQDKAIEALTAAIKLSRAGLREPDKPVGNYLFSGPTGVGKTEIAKQLANALGIKLLRFDMSEYMEKHSLARLIGAPPGYVGFDQGGLLSDAVDQTPHAVLLLDEIEKAHPDLFNLLLQIMDSGKLTDHNGKQIDFRNIILIMTTNAGAADLAKPAIGFGSTRRDGDDVEAINRLFSPEFRNRLDAIIPFSSLPAPVIHQVVQKFIWQLEAQLSERNITFELTEKAIKWLADKGYDEQMGARPLARVIQEHIKKPLAEEILFGRLQKGGLVRVDANSKKGEKSKLTLETVPQEAAPSAIKTPKSAKKKEQV